AGCCAGGCAGAGCGCAGTCAGGCGCTGGCGTTCGGTGAGCTCGTCTGGGCGGTCGCCGACAGTGTGAGCCGCTGGGTCGAGCTGCCGGACCTCGACGTGCCCGACATCCCGATCTCGGCCGACGCCAGCGACGCCGAGGTGGAGGCGGCCGCCACCGCGACCCGAGCAGCGCTGGGGCTCGGCGACGCGCCTGTCGGGCATGTCGTGCGCCTCATCGAGAGCCGCGGTGTCATCGCAGCTGTCGCCAGCAGCCGGCTCGCCGAGAGGGTCGACGCGTTCAGTCACTGGTACTCGAGCCGGCCCGTGATCGTGCTGTCATCGGCGAAGAACGACGCTGCCCGCTCACGCTTTGACGCGGCCCACGAGCTCGGCCACTTGGTGATGCACCACGACCGCGAGCCTGGCAGCAGGATCGTCGAACGTCAGGCTCACTTGTTCGCCTCGTGCTTCCTCGCACCGCCCGAGCAGTTAGTGGAGCTCCTCCCGCGGCGCGCGGACTGGGGCGAGCTCGCAGAGTTGAAGCTCCGGTACGGCGTCAGTCTCAAAGGCCTTGCGTACACGGCGTCGCGGCTGGGCGTCTGGGGCGAGAGCACGATGCGCACCGCGATGGTGCACTACAACCGGAACAACTGGAACGCGGGCGAGCCCGCGTCCCTTGGCGAGGCAGAACGCCCAAGCATGCTCGGGCGCTGCGCGGCGTTGCTCGACGAGCACGGCATCACGCTCGAAGAGATCGCTGGCGAGGCAGGGCTTCCGCCCGAGATCGTCGGCGAGGTGCTCGCTTGCGCGAGCGACGCGCCCCGGCTTCGCCTGAATTAATAGACGTGTCATGAGCGGAACACGCCGAGGTGCGCCTACTGCCGACGGCGAGCGGATGGTCGGGACGGACGGGCCGGTTGCGTCGCTAGGGTGCGTATGTGCAGCGAGTCCTCGACGTCGACCTCGACTTCTTCGTCGAGCCACCCGTGCACTGGCCGCAGTGGGACGACCGGTGCCCGGAGGAGGGCCGCCACGTTTTGCGCCTGGAGGAAGCGCTTGCGTTCATGCGGACCCGGTGTCTGCTGAACGGCCCCCTTCCCGGCGGAGTCGCCGAGGCGCACGACGAGGTGTTCTGGCTCTGGAGAGACGCCATCGGCAGCGGCGCACTCGAGCCGCCGTTCCACGTCACGCACCTCGATGCCCACGCTGACCTTGGCCTCGGGGACAGCGGTTGGGTGTACCTGATGACCGACCTTCTGCGCCGCGACGTCGCTGACCGCGCGGAGCCGAGAACCGGCCATGGTGCGCTCAACGAAGGAAACTTCCTGCTCTACGCCCTCGCATGCCGGTGGCTCGACAGCCTTGAGTACGTCTACGGTCCCGGCGGCGGCGGTGACGAACTGGTCTATGCGCTGCGCGACTTCGACCGGGAGGCGGATGAGGTCCAACTCAAAGCCATTTCGAGCGAAGCCGCGAAGCGTCCCCTCGACTTTCGCGGATGGGATGTCCTGCACCTGGAACCTGGCGTGCCGTACCGCCGCCACGAAGCCGACAAGTACCAGGCAGGCACCGGCTTCGACCTCATCTTCCTGACCCGGTCGCCGCTGTACACGCCCGCGTCGGCCGACGCGCTCTTCGACGCGATCCGCACCGAGTTCATCACCTGCTGAGGCCGTATCGGATCACGGGTTTCTCTTGTTCCCGCGGTTCGAGGCGACCGAAGACGGCGCTGCGCGAGCGTGTACCGGCGGCTTCCCTATGCCCAAGGCTGTCTGTGGCGATCCGCCCATCGGTATGACCGGGCGAGGCTGACCGCGCTGACGGCCCGTGTCCCGCTATGACGAGCTTTGCGGCTCACGCTGTCTCACCCCGCAGTTTCGCCACTAGGTGTAGCGCCCAGGAACGTTGGTTAAGCGAGTGATCGGCGGGACGTTGCCGATCGC
This portion of the Mycobacteriales bacterium genome encodes:
- a CDS encoding XRE family transcriptional regulator — its product is MTGPGDRPSPLRSVDGGRNVEGAAHSARLESVRLTFAPERLRLARLLARKRKNEVAVEVDVTPTAVGQWESGATAPSAETLFKLSLTLGVPVEFFARHRRQAVHDPAAAHFRSLRATSQAERSQALAFGELVWAVADSVSRWVELPDLDVPDIPISADASDAEVEAAATATRAALGLGDAPVGHVVRLIESRGVIAAVASSRLAERVDAFSHWYSSRPVIVLSSAKNDAARSRFDAAHELGHLVMHHDREPGSRIVERQAHLFASCFLAPPEQLVELLPRRADWGELAELKLRYGVSLKGLAYTASRLGVWGESTMRTAMVHYNRNNWNAGEPASLGEAERPSMLGRCAALLDEHGITLEEIAGEAGLPPEIVGEVLACASDAPRLRLN
- a CDS encoding UPF0489 family protein, with translation MQRVLDVDLDFFVEPPVHWPQWDDRCPEEGRHVLRLEEALAFMRTRCLLNGPLPGGVAEAHDEVFWLWRDAIGSGALEPPFHVTHLDAHADLGLGDSGWVYLMTDLLRRDVADRAEPRTGHGALNEGNFLLYALACRWLDSLEYVYGPGGGGDELVYALRDFDREADEVQLKAISSEAAKRPLDFRGWDVLHLEPGVPYRRHEADKYQAGTGFDLIFLTRSPLYTPASADALFDAIRTEFITC